In the Verrucomicrobiota bacterium genome, CAGGTTGTGTACGAGTCTCCAATCCGGGAATCTTTGAATTCATGACCAATGACACACCTTCATCTGGCTGAATTTGAATCACCATCGTGTTTGCTGATAAATCGAACGCATTGTTGTTACTAAATAAAATGCCAGGTGGTGTTTTAAACTGAATGGCAATTTCACTCACTCGCCGAGCCATTCGCTTTCCAGAGCGAAGGTAGAAAGGCACTCCTTCCCAACGCCAATTGTTGATGGATAAACGCAGAGCAGCGTAGGTTTCGGTTGAAGAATCATCAGGAATACCAGATTCGTCGAGGTAAGGTGGAACTTTTTTTCCTCCGACCAAGCCCTCAGTGTAACGAGCTCGCACCACATCGGTATTTTTGGAACCCAATTCAAGAGGCTGAATGGCTTTAAGCAGCTTTACTTTTTCATCCCTAATGGACTCAGGATCCAACGAAACCGGTGGCTCCATGGCCGTTAAACTCAATAATTGCATGGTATGATTTTGAATCATGTCCCGAAGCGCGCCACTCGTATCGTAATAGCCTCCTCGCGATCCCACTCCCAGATCTTCAGATACAGTAATTTGTACGCATTCGACAAAGTTTCGGTTCCAAAGTGGTTCGAAAATCGAATTGGCAAATCGCTGAACCAATAAATCCTGAACCGTCTCTTTTCCGAGATAATGATCAATTCTGTAGATCTGAGACTCTTCAAAATGCTGATTAATGGTAGCATTTAAGGAACGGGCTGATTCGAGGTCTTTACCAAATGGCTTTTCAACGACCACCTTGGAGGCAATAGACGTGTGCAAATGCTTTGAAGCTAATCCACAATTCCCCAGGTTAGAAACTACATTGGGGAAAACTCCAGGTGGAGTTGATATATAAAACAGCACCTGCAAATCTCGACCAATTTCCTTTTCATAGGTTTCAATCTGATCTTTAAGCTTTTTATAACCAGCAGGATCATCGTAGGGACCATCTACATAACAAGTATTTGCCCGCAGGCGACCCCAGATTTGTTCATCCAGCTCTCTCCGCGAAAACTCTTTGAGAGATTCTTCGGCCAATTCCCTAAAGGATTCGTTCGGTATCGGTTTTCTTCCGAATCCAATTAGAAAGAAATCTGATGGGAGCAAGTTATCTAAGGCCAGATTGTAGATCGCTGGAACCAACTTTCTGGCGGTCAAATCTCCGGAAGCACCAAAGATGACCACCGCAGTGGGTGGAGCTCCTCGATGTTTACTGAGACCCTGCAAAAAGGGATGTCTTTTTTCTGAAGGCATAGAGTGATTTTTTTAAGACGCGAATAAAACGAGCATAGCCAATACCAAGGCAACACCATTAGTAGAAATTTGGATGAATTTCTT is a window encoding:
- the zwf gene encoding glucose-6-phosphate dehydrogenase produces the protein MPSEKRHPFLQGLSKHRGAPPTAVVIFGASGDLTARKLVPAIYNLALDNLLPSDFFLIGFGRKPIPNESFRELAEESLKEFSRRELDEQIWGRLRANTCYVDGPYDDPAGYKKLKDQIETYEKEIGRDLQVLFYISTPPGVFPNVVSNLGNCGLASKHLHTSIASKVVVEKPFGKDLESARSLNATINQHFEESQIYRIDHYLGKETVQDLLVQRFANSIFEPLWNRNFVECVQITVSEDLGVGSRGGYYDTSGALRDMIQNHTMQLLSLTAMEPPVSLDPESIRDEKVKLLKAIQPLELGSKNTDVVRARYTEGLVGGKKVPPYLDESGIPDDSSTETYAALRLSINNWRWEGVPFYLRSGKRMARRVSEIAIQFKTPPGILFSNNNAFDLSANTMVIQIQPDEGVSLVMNSKIPGLETRTQPVRMNFRYKTTYGSNTPEAYERLILDAMIGDNTLFIRGDETEASWKIITPILDFWESCGNQGMAEYQSGSWGPLDADQLLWRNNHQWRKPGP